The DNA region CATCACAAAAATAAGAAACAAAATAGTACAAAATATTTTTATCGTATTGCAAAAAAATAAATGGCAAAAAAGAAAAAACAAAAGAAAGGCGAATCAACTGGATTGGTTGAAACAGTGATAAAAGGGATTCAGGAAAAAAAAGGAAAAAATATTACCTGTTTAAATCTAAAAAACATTTCCAATAGCATTTGTGATTATTTCATTATCTGTGAAGGCGATTCGACCACACAGGTGGATGCGATTGCAAAATCCATTGAATACGAAGTGAAAAAAGAACATGGCGAAAACCCGTATCACGCCGAAGGTTATGAAAATGCAGAATGGATTTTGGTAGATTATGTGGATG from Bacteroidia bacterium includes:
- the rsfS gene encoding ribosome silencing factor, translated to MAKKKKQKKGESTGLVETVIKGIQEKKGKNITCLNLKNISNSICDYFIICEGDSTTQVDAIAKSIEYEVKKEHGENPYHAEGYENAEWILVDYVDVVVHVFQKNIREFYNLEALWADAEVEELIAVD